Proteins found in one Artemia franciscana chromosome 13, ASM3288406v1, whole genome shotgun sequence genomic segment:
- the LOC136034937 gene encoding aminopeptidase O-like: protein MAQQNLPMLSKNDGFRIQHQSFNCYFDFTAFTVKIKSILHIQALKETNVFIFDAYSVNIFNIYVKRSFKICSVISWAYDEFTHSVTVYFDKFCNSMGDLVIEILYSALKEGPSLLWRKDSMSKMVCFSCGSPYNNRSIFISHDRPDAEHTWEAEITVPSEYTVLMSGEANSISESLYTKTFRFKSTIATPISTLAIALGIFGTVSVNNWCKIYGPAMLLSKIHLSTLSYINQSLEEIQKLLGPIPFSQWDIVIVPRCFSNLGFSSPYLAIVSPSTVIGKGLVSKISHEAIHLWYGCSVGLCNWNEDWFTEGIATYFEEYIHKIVLKKLGVQDYQEIAQIRKYMILKRYFDECSNEGTELDRKYIHFLTKESGDYVADGLAYSRSFSQYHYVTGYLIFDKLVCQIGSENFVKFVRTFAENNASRSVLAGDFFQGIKNLYDVPEDLYEIESSRQLMQIHKKVLNELNIKKVIDRILRCLSDKKKRKMADLSKLSNQYESEPLCYLLDMILDWNVNKIRCHSQLDSLVESCKSENGEVRHRICEVILKYDLKRHCDFITEFLGDFQSLGVYVYNEMWLSAKHWQKHLCRKVYNQLIDEYDHSTKLMLQDIMK, encoded by the exons ATGGCTCAACAGAATTTACCAATGTTATCTAAAAATGATGGATTCAGAATCCAACATCAGAGCTTCAACTGCTACTTTGATTTTACAGCATTTACAGTTAAAATCAAAAGCATTTTGCACATCCAAGCATTAAAAGAAActaatgtgtttatttttgatGCATATTCAGTCAATATCTTCAATATTTATGTTAAAAGATCTTTCAAGATATGTTCAGTAATATCTTGGGCTTATGATGAGTTCACTCACTCAGTCACagtttattttgataaattttgtaATAGCATGGGTGATCTGGTTATTGAAATATTGTATTCAGCCCTCAAGGAAGGTCCATCATTACTTTGGAGGAAAGATTCAATGTCAAAAATGGTGTGCTTCAGCTGTGGGTCTCCTTACAATAATAG GTCCATTTTTATATCTCATGACCGTCCTGACGCTGAGCACACCTGGGAAGCAGAAATTACAGTTCCAAGTGAATATACTGTTCTAATGAGCGGTGAAGCTAATAGCATCAGCGAGAGTCTCTATACAAAAACATTTAGGTTTAAATCAACTATTGCTACACCTATATCAACACTTGCAATTGCTTTAGGAATATTTGGCACAGTGTCTGTAAATAATTGGTGCAAAATTTATGGGCCAGCAATGCTGCTGTCCAAGATTCATCTATCCACTTTATCATACATCAATCAAAGTCTTGAAGAAATACAGAAGTTGCTGGGCCCAATTCCTTTTTCACAATGGGATATTGTCATTGTCCCTCgttgtttttcaaatcttgGATTTTCGAGTCCTTACTTGGCTATTGTCTCACCATCTACTGTCATTGGAAAAGGACTCGTTTCAAAGATCTCCCATGAAGCGATACATCTCTGGTATGGCTGTAGCGTTGGTCTTTGTAATTGGAATGAAGATTGGTTTACAGAAGGGATTGCAACTTATTTTGAAGAATACATccataaaattgttttaaaaaagctaGGCGTTCAGGACTACCAAGAGATAGCTCAGATAAGGAAGTATATGatattaaaaagatattttgatgAATGCAGCAATGAAGGTACTGAACTTGATAGAAAGTATATACATTTTCTAACCAAAGAATCTGGCGACTATGTAGCTGATGGACTAGCCTACAGCCGTTCATTTAGCCAGTATCATTATGTTACAGGCTATCTTATTTTTGACAAGCTTGTTTGTCAAATTGGTTccgaaaattttgtaaaatttgttaGAACTTTTGCTGAAAATAATGCCTCAAGAAGTGTTCTTGCAGGTGACTTTTTTCAGggtataaaaaatttgtatgATGTTCCTGAGGATTTGTATGAAATTGAATCTTCACGCCAGCTAATGCAAATTCATAAAAAGGTTTTAAATGAGTTGAATATAAAGAAGGTTATAGATCGAATTTTAAGATGTCTTTCTgacaagaaaaagagaaagatggCTGATTTATCAAAACTTTCAAATCAATATGAAAGTGAACCTTTGTGTTATCTTTTAGACATGATTTTGGATTGGAATGTGAACAAAATCCGATGCCATTCTCAACTGGACAGTCTTGTTGAAAGCTGCAAAAGTGAAAATGGTGAAGTCAGACACAGAATCTGTGAAGTTATTTTGAAGTATGACTTGAAAAGGCACTGTGATTTTATCACTGAATTTTTAGGTGACTTTCAGAGTCTTGGTGTATATGTATACAATGAAATGTGGCTTTCAGCAAAACATTGGCAGAAACATCTTTGTAGGAAAGTTTATAACCAATTAATAGATGAATATGATCATTCAACTAAGTTGATGCTGCAAGACATAATGAAGTAA